Proteins encoded by one window of Camelus bactrianus isolate YW-2024 breed Bactrian camel chromosome 9, ASM4877302v1, whole genome shotgun sequence:
- the ZBTB32 gene encoding zinc finger and BTB domain-containing protein 32 isoform X2 yields the protein MSTPITGAWQEVWPQEQRIPLSLNLHKGLWSQNQLASSCPTPGSLPQGPTQLSPGEMEESDQRHTSKLATCVGHVGTAGRPSRRHPPPPPPARSRPYSCSVCGKRFSLKHQMETHYRVHTGEKPFSCSLCPQRSRDFSAMTKHLRTHGAAPYRCPLCQAGCPSLASMQTHMRGHSPSQLPPGWTIRSTFLYSSSSSSRPSRVSTSPCRPSSSTT from the exons ATGAG CACCCCCATCACAGGAGCCTGGCAGGAGGTCTGGCCTCAGGAACAGAG gaTCCCATTGTCCCTAAACCTCCACAAAGGCCTCTGGAGCCAGAACCAGttggcctcctcctgccccaccccag gttccctcccccagggccccacACAGCTCAGCCCTGGGGAGATGGAAGAGTCTGATCAGAGGCACACAA GTAAACTTGCAACCTGTGTGGGTCATGTGGGCACAGCAGGCCGCCCATCTCGCCGacaccctcccccgccccctcctgctAGGTCTCGGCCCTATTCTTGTTCTGTCTGTGGGAAGAGATTTTCACTCAAACATCAGATGGAGACGCACTACCGTGTCCACACAG GAGAGAAGCCCTTCTCCTGTAGCCTCTGTCCTCAGCGCTCCCGGGACTTCTCGGCCATGACCAAGCACCTGCGGACGCACGGGGCCGCACCCTACCGCTGCCCTCTGTGCCAGGCCGGCTGCCCGAGCCTGGCCTCCATGCAGACGCACATGCGTGGCCACTCGCCCAGCCAGCTCCCGCCAGGATGGACCATTCGCTCCACCTTCCTctactcctcctcttcctcctcgaGGCCATCTCGAGTCTCGACCTCTCCCTGTAGGCCCTCTTCCTCCACCACCTGA
- the ZBTB32 gene encoding zinc finger and BTB domain-containing protein 32 isoform X1 yields the protein MPLSLTRLPSPYGSDRLVRLAARIRPALCDTLITVGSQEFSAHSLVLAGVSQQLGHRGRWALVKGISPSTFAQLLHFVYGESLELPPGELGPLEEAARVLGVQSLEEACRRARRDMAREELGPGLKEQQEEPEKPTRDSKRGLGELGEKQRPEKFVRAGGKEQETLHEHRPPRESPEMAEAMWEGQGEQMRSEEKLDQSPISHGGVGGKQEVITWVRDSPGGSEESLREFPGPLPPPGSLQTSLTPRPWWAEAPWSGEGQSALWSILLLPPRYGTPFSHSTPITGAWQEVWPQEQRIPLSLNLHKGLWSQNQLASSCPTPGSLPQGPTQLSPGEMEESDQRHTSKLATCVGHVGTAGRPSRRHPPPPPPARSRPYSCSVCGKRFSLKHQMETHYRVHTGEKPFSCSLCPQRSRDFSAMTKHLRTHGAAPYRCPLCQAGCPSLASMQTHMRGHSPSQLPPGWTIRSTFLYSSSSSSRPSRVSTSPCRPSSSTT from the exons ATGCCCCTGTCCCTGACAAGACTGCCCAGTCCTTATGGCTCTGATCGGCTGGTACGGCTAGCAGCCAGGATCCGGCCAGCACTATGTGATACCCTGATCACCGTGGGGAGCCAGGAGTTCTCTGCACACAGCCTGGTGCTGGCAGGTGTGAGCCAACAGTTGGGCCACAGGGGCCGCTGGGCTCTGGTGAAAGGCATCAGCCCTTCCACCTTTGCCCAACTCCTGCACTTTGTTTATGGGGAAAGTCTAGAGCTGCCACCTGGGGAACTGGGGCCCCTTGAGGAGGCAGCCAGAGTGTTGGGGGTGCAGTCTCTGGAAGAGGCATGCAGAAGGGCTCGAAGGGACATGGCTAGAGAAGAGCTGGGCCCAGGGCTGAAGGAACAACAGGAGGAGCCAGAAAAGCCCACAAGGGATTCTAAGAGAGGACTGGGGGAACTTGGAGAGAAGCAGAGACCAGAGAAGTTTGTTAGAGCTGGCGGGAAAGAACAGGAGACACTGCATGAGCACAGGCCACCAAGAGAGAGCCCTGAAATGGCAGAGGCAATGTGGGAGGGTCAAGGGGAGCAGATGAGATCAGAGGAGAAACTCGACCAATCCCCCATTAGCCATGGGGGAGTAGGTGGGAAGCAAGAAGTGATCACGTGGGTGAGGGACAGTCCAGGGGGCTCTGAGGAAAGCCTGCGGGAGTTCCCtggcccccttcccccaccaggtTCCCTCCAAACCAGCCTCACCCCTAGGCCCTGGTGGGCTGAGGCCCCTTGGTCAGGGGAGGGCCAGTCTGCCCTGTGGAGCATCCTGCTGTTGCCACCCAGATATGGCACTCCCTTCTCCCATAGCACCCCCATCACAGGAGCCTGGCAGGAGGTCTGGCCTCAGGAACAGAG gaTCCCATTGTCCCTAAACCTCCACAAAGGCCTCTGGAGCCAGAACCAGttggcctcctcctgccccaccccag gttccctcccccagggccccacACAGCTCAGCCCTGGGGAGATGGAAGAGTCTGATCAGAGGCACACAA GTAAACTTGCAACCTGTGTGGGTCATGTGGGCACAGCAGGCCGCCCATCTCGCCGacaccctcccccgccccctcctgctAGGTCTCGGCCCTATTCTTGTTCTGTCTGTGGGAAGAGATTTTCACTCAAACATCAGATGGAGACGCACTACCGTGTCCACACAG GAGAGAAGCCCTTCTCCTGTAGCCTCTGTCCTCAGCGCTCCCGGGACTTCTCGGCCATGACCAAGCACCTGCGGACGCACGGGGCCGCACCCTACCGCTGCCCTCTGTGCCAGGCCGGCTGCCCGAGCCTGGCCTCCATGCAGACGCACATGCGTGGCCACTCGCCCAGCCAGCTCCCGCCAGGATGGACCATTCGCTCCACCTTCCTctactcctcctcttcctcctcgaGGCCATCTCGAGTCTCGACCTCTCCCTGTAGGCCCTCTTCCTCCACCACCTGA